A single genomic interval of bacterium harbors:
- a CDS encoding radical SAM protein: protein MSSNPASGQDRILLIELSPSVPNLGRFLVMPRFGLLAIASVLAEKTRYRVKLLFEPYSGPITPESVAAENPRYVMLNGLTTTSAENETFVARFRELTRGAVPVITGGEHASMFPEGARRYSDFIFAHEGDEGVLSLLEALEQGDPLTRDSLLSRVPGLHYRRLDGAWNFNSDTARIKEIDFRYDLSVVEGAEQASKRFRTACMPVQTSRGCTYCCSFCSWLTLYGKSGYYVRPIDDVIHDIVHTVEYTGIRDFIVTDNLFAGDSAYAEELAFRLKRAFDGREMKPQLTVLMRADQFASGPGALSDRLIRMLSEAGMANVSLGLESISSTSLLQMNKKADLPKYYLASERLRKHGIGMLATFVAGFDGDRYEDVVNISEFSDKIGLFTSQVYARSITTGTVDELLNGQRILHGALDRYKNGHGVWFMPAQMLPSELQHAIFESCFRFHKKGGTSRKLALRAFQSIWAGLQPHYEALRRIEREILVPEGIYRESVTGGYMLESKVLNALYMDEERYGNFQTRCSMIFRSTEPVRGTSPVPVMQANAAWMA, encoded by the coding sequence CTATCGTGTGAAACTGCTGTTCGAGCCGTATTCCGGCCCGATCACCCCGGAGTCCGTGGCCGCGGAGAATCCCCGCTACGTGATGCTGAACGGGCTCACCACCACTTCAGCGGAGAACGAGACGTTCGTCGCCCGCTTCCGGGAATTGACCCGTGGAGCCGTCCCGGTCATCACGGGCGGTGAGCATGCCTCAATGTTCCCGGAGGGCGCCCGGCGGTACTCCGACTTCATCTTTGCCCATGAGGGGGACGAAGGCGTCCTTTCCCTCCTGGAGGCCCTCGAACAGGGGGACCCGCTTACCCGCGACTCCCTCCTCTCCCGTGTGCCCGGGTTGCATTACCGGAGGTTGGACGGGGCGTGGAATTTCAACTCCGATACGGCGAGGATCAAGGAAATCGACTTCCGTTACGATCTGTCCGTGGTGGAGGGTGCGGAACAGGCGTCGAAGCGATTCCGGACGGCGTGCATGCCGGTCCAGACGTCGAGGGGATGCACCTACTGCTGCTCCTTCTGTTCGTGGTTGACCCTCTACGGGAAGTCCGGGTACTACGTCCGTCCCATCGACGATGTTATCCACGACATCGTCCACACGGTGGAGTACACGGGGATCCGCGACTTCATCGTCACTGACAACCTGTTCGCGGGGGACTCGGCGTACGCGGAGGAACTGGCGTTCCGCCTGAAGAGAGCCTTCGACGGACGGGAAATGAAGCCGCAGCTTACCGTTTTGATGCGGGCGGACCAGTTCGCCAGCGGTCCCGGTGCATTGTCGGACAGGCTGATCCGGATGCTGTCGGAAGCGGGGATGGCCAACGTTTCCCTCGGGCTGGAATCGATCAGCAGCACGAGCCTCCTCCAGATGAACAAGAAGGCCGATCTCCCGAAATACTACCTCGCCTCGGAGCGCCTGCGGAAGCACGGTATCGGGATGCTGGCGACCTTCGTCGCCGGATTCGACGGGGACAGGTACGAGGACGTTGTGAACATCTCGGAGTTCTCCGACAAGATCGGCCTCTTCACGTCCCAGGTCTACGCCCGGAGCATCACGACGGGCACCGTGGACGAACTCCTGAACGGACAGAGAATCCTCCATGGCGCCCTGGACCGGTACAAGAACGGACATGGAGTGTGGTTCATGCCGGCGCAGATGCTTCCCAGCGAACTTCAGCACGCCATCTTCGAATCCTGCTTCCGCTTCCACAAGAAGGGCGGCACATCCCGCAAGCTCGCGCTCCGGGCGTTCCAGTCCATCTGGGCGGGGTTGCAGCCGCATTACGAAGCCCTCCGGCGGATCGAGCGGGAAATTCTGGTGCCGGAAGGCATTTACCGGGAAAGCGTTACCGGCGGGTACATGCTTGAGAGCAAGGTCCTGAACGCGTTGTACATGGACGAAGAGAGGTACGGGAACTTCCAGACCCGCTGCTCGATGATCTTCCGGAGTACGGAGCCGGTGCGCGGAACATCCCCCGTGCCGGTCATGCAGGCCAACGCCGCTTGGATGGCGTAA
- a CDS encoding response regulator: MAMTLDMLVPCYCMLFTDRFGAPLVLILFWDMFGYTFRYGKRYLIYGIFLSVAGFGYVVASTPYWIANRELGISLLLAITVMPAVFVGIMVKKVQDAMSKAEVANRAKSLFVSNMSHELRTPLNGILGTLELLVGTRMDPEQLEYMGNIKNSGDALLSLVNDVLDFSKIEAGKLSISPEEMDLHAFLKSGVAIVFGQIRSKGLTFRVVVSPDLPFLVKGDETRIRQVLSNLLSNAAKFTEKGQITLKVLRESEDASKLVVRFEVTDTGIGMSEEQRKRIFDRFNQADTSITRRYGGTGLGMTISKELVDLMGGQIGVESAQGRGSTFWFTVPMEKQPGKNLSEAMKVKLSRSRITLVSCDDRAATSLNGYLLSWNVRNAHRASNTGEAYDHISRIVKDASTCHVVVVVKKGLNENPYQFSGSLARMGALKNIRLLLVEDDRPCDSEALLESAEHGYRAMVPSYEAVREFLNAIHYVLPFSEGWNASMTGANGKTASHPLLNVLVAEDNEINQVVISRLLEREGHRVKTVSDGYEALQALRNEKFDVALLDLNMPVMGGMETARQYASIAGKDAIPLIALTADATLESRKECEAAGFRRYITKPFEGKRVFSAIYSVVPAGIATPAEGDDEQLALNLPESGAPPSSPREETKPDILDTSYLIQIEAMGPTQDFVKNVVWIFIRDSEKHVRTMEQAAKAGDLGAFRDAAHALKGMAGQIGALTVMDLARSLESMKEGHPMSERLDTIDEIRGDLAAVKRTLLRRISFGHAQMSEGSG; encoded by the coding sequence ATGGCGATGACCTTGGACATGCTGGTACCCTGCTATTGCATGTTATTCACGGACAGGTTTGGCGCTCCCCTCGTCCTCATCCTGTTCTGGGACATGTTCGGTTACACGTTCCGTTACGGGAAGAGATATCTGATCTACGGAATCTTCCTCTCCGTCGCAGGCTTCGGCTACGTGGTAGCGAGTACTCCATACTGGATCGCGAACCGGGAGTTGGGAATCAGCCTTCTTCTGGCCATCACCGTAATGCCCGCCGTGTTTGTCGGGATCATGGTAAAGAAGGTCCAGGACGCCATGTCGAAGGCGGAAGTCGCCAATCGGGCGAAATCCCTCTTTGTATCCAACATGTCGCACGAACTCCGGACACCGCTGAACGGCATCCTGGGCACCCTGGAACTTCTCGTGGGCACCCGGATGGACCCGGAACAACTTGAGTACATGGGGAATATCAAGAATTCCGGGGACGCCCTCCTGTCGTTGGTCAACGATGTGCTGGATTTCTCCAAGATCGAGGCGGGGAAACTCTCCATCTCCCCCGAAGAGATGGACCTCCACGCCTTCCTGAAGTCCGGCGTCGCGATCGTCTTCGGACAAATTCGCTCAAAAGGGTTGACGTTTCGCGTCGTCGTGTCGCCCGACCTTCCCTTCCTTGTGAAAGGGGACGAGACCCGGATTCGCCAGGTTCTCTCGAACCTCCTTTCCAACGCCGCAAAGTTCACGGAAAAGGGTCAGATCACCCTGAAGGTTCTCCGTGAATCGGAGGACGCTTCCAAACTGGTGGTTCGGTTCGAGGTGACCGACACGGGCATCGGCATGTCGGAAGAGCAACGGAAGCGGATTTTCGACCGGTTCAACCAGGCAGATACCTCGATCACCCGGAGATACGGAGGGACGGGGCTCGGGATGACGATTTCCAAGGAACTGGTCGACCTCATGGGAGGGCAGATCGGCGTGGAGAGCGCCCAGGGGCGGGGGAGCACATTCTGGTTTACCGTGCCGATGGAGAAACAGCCCGGGAAGAACCTGAGTGAAGCGATGAAGGTCAAGCTCTCGCGTTCGCGGATCACCCTGGTTTCCTGCGACGACCGGGCCGCCACGTCTCTCAACGGGTACCTGCTTTCGTGGAACGTCCGGAATGCTCACAGGGCGTCGAATACCGGGGAGGCCTACGACCACATCAGCCGAATCGTCAAGGACGCCTCCACGTGCCACGTGGTGGTTGTCGTCAAGAAGGGACTGAACGAAAACCCGTACCAGTTCTCGGGATCTCTCGCCCGGATGGGGGCGCTGAAGAACATCCGTCTTCTTCTCGTGGAGGACGATCGGCCTTGCGACTCCGAGGCGCTCCTCGAATCCGCGGAGCACGGTTACCGGGCGATGGTGCCGTCGTACGAGGCGGTGCGGGAGTTCCTCAACGCGATCCATTACGTGCTGCCTTTCAGCGAAGGATGGAATGCGTCCATGACCGGGGCGAACGGTAAGACGGCATCCCATCCGCTGCTCAACGTCCTCGTGGCGGAGGATAACGAGATCAACCAGGTCGTCATCAGCAGGCTGTTGGAGCGTGAAGGCCACCGGGTGAAAACCGTCTCGGACGGGTACGAGGCGCTGCAAGCCCTCCGGAACGAAAAATTCGATGTCGCGCTGTTGGACCTGAACATGCCGGTCATGGGCGGGATGGAGACGGCGAGGCAGTATGCTTCCATCGCCGGCAAGGACGCCATCCCACTCATTGCGCTGACCGCCGACGCAACGCTGGAATCCCGCAAGGAGTGCGAGGCGGCGGGATTCCGGAGGTACATCACAAAACCGTTCGAGGGGAAGCGGGTGTTCTCCGCCATCTACTCTGTGGTCCCTGCGGGTATCGCTACGCCTGCAGAGGGGGATGATGAACAACTTGCGCTCAATCTTCCGGAATCGGGGGCCCCTCCGTCGTCTCCGCGGGAGGAGACGAAACCCGATATTCTCGACACCTCGTACTTAATCCAGATTGAGGCGATGGGGCCTACGCAGGATTTCGTGAAGAACGTCGTGTGGATCTTCATCCGGGACAGCGAGAAACACGTCCGGACTATGGAGCAGGCGGCGAAGGCCGGGGATCTCGGAGCGTTCCGCGATGCCGCGCATGCACTGAAGGGAATGGCCGGCCAGATCGGCGCCCTGACCGTCATGGACCTGGCCCGCAGCCTGGAGTCCATGAAGGAAGGTCACCCCATGTCCGAGCGCTTGGATACGATCGATGAAATCAGGGGAGATCTCGCCGCGGTGAAGCGGACCCTGCTCCGGAGAATATCCTTCGGACACGCGCAGATGAGCGAGGGTTCGGGTTAG
- a CDS encoding ATP-dependent Clp protease ATP-binding subunit, which translates to MATLTKAARMAWEIAAAEAARLRHPLIEREHLLIGLCSLRKILQYLDYTHIESLPVDLLREEADGIQRVLAPLGIAAPSIRRGVRSRLRPGNTVHADRAVHRSEECKRYFRRAGEIVKGGGEVAVRHLFAAVLEDPGPVVSAVLAGAGVSPGVLREKLLLESELEQVPIPVREETGNLPDVPEPVPSDTPLLDRYGRDITRAAREGRLMPFVDSDRTRKTLRQLIKVLMMPTKNNPVLVGEAGVGKTAVVEALAERIALGRDRRFLPGRRLVELSMAEMVAGTKYRGEFEERLTRVIEEVRSHPEVILFIDEFHTVAGAGRAEGAPMDAGNIMKPALARGELRCIGATTVTEYRHSVEKDPALERRFQPVQVAEPGRDETLEILQGVRSHRESHFGVTIADETLSATVELAVRFDPTHFLPDKAIDLLDRACAECRVPLLSMAANSDRYDAVGVAVVTPEHAARAVVEKMGIPIEVARGGLGGIAESRVRGLEEHLNRHIVGQGEAISRICRRLVLSHAGFGDRRRPMGVFLFLGPSGVGKTEVARRIATYLFANERAFIHLDMSEFQEEASVSRLIGAAPGYVGYEEGGRLVARLRTTPYSVVLLDEVEKASPRVFDLFLQLFDEAKITDAQGHTADARHTIFIMTGNIPVRKEMGFRAGEAAVAEGAALAEVRRRFRPEFLNRVDEQIVFRALTPDDVRKVLALQIAELSESLLADHGVALEMDADATDWLAAEGYRPEYGVRELARAVDRWIRAPIGAMSAEGELSRRAASGTPLKVRKTAEGLRVG; encoded by the coding sequence ATGGCGACGCTGACCAAAGCCGCGAGGATGGCCTGGGAGATCGCCGCGGCCGAGGCCGCCCGGCTTCGGCACCCGCTCATCGAGCGGGAGCACCTCCTGATCGGGCTGTGCAGCCTGAGGAAAATCCTGCAATACCTGGACTACACCCACATCGAGTCGCTCCCGGTCGATCTCCTCCGGGAAGAGGCGGACGGGATACAGCGGGTGCTCGCGCCCCTCGGGATCGCCGCTCCGTCGATCCGCCGCGGGGTGCGGTCCCGGCTTCGGCCGGGGAACACGGTGCACGCGGATCGGGCCGTCCACCGCAGCGAGGAGTGCAAGAGGTACTTCCGGCGGGCGGGAGAGATCGTGAAGGGCGGCGGGGAGGTCGCCGTGCGCCACCTGTTCGCCGCCGTTCTCGAGGACCCGGGTCCGGTCGTCTCCGCGGTGCTCGCGGGCGCGGGGGTTTCCCCGGGCGTTCTCCGCGAGAAGCTGCTCCTCGAAAGCGAGCTGGAGCAGGTGCCGATCCCGGTCCGCGAGGAAACCGGGAACCTGCCCGACGTTCCCGAGCCGGTACCCTCCGATACGCCGCTCCTGGACCGGTACGGCAGGGACATCACCCGGGCCGCGCGGGAGGGGCGCCTCATGCCGTTCGTCGATTCCGACCGGACCCGCAAGACGCTTCGCCAGCTCATCAAGGTCCTGATGATGCCCACCAAGAACAACCCCGTACTCGTGGGGGAGGCGGGAGTCGGGAAGACCGCCGTCGTCGAGGCGCTGGCGGAGCGGATCGCCCTCGGGCGGGACCGCCGGTTCCTCCCGGGCCGCAGGCTGGTCGAGCTGTCGATGGCGGAGATGGTGGCGGGGACGAAGTACCGGGGCGAGTTCGAGGAGCGCCTGACCCGGGTGATCGAGGAGGTCCGGTCGCATCCGGAGGTGATCCTGTTCATCGACGAGTTCCACACGGTGGCCGGGGCGGGGCGCGCCGAGGGGGCCCCGATGGACGCGGGGAACATCATGAAGCCGGCGCTGGCGCGCGGGGAACTCCGGTGCATCGGAGCGACGACGGTCACGGAGTATCGGCACAGCGTCGAGAAGGATCCGGCGCTGGAGCGCCGGTTCCAGCCGGTCCAGGTCGCCGAGCCCGGAAGGGACGAGACGCTGGAGATCCTGCAGGGGGTCCGGTCCCACCGGGAGAGCCACTTCGGCGTGACGATCGCGGACGAGACGCTGTCCGCCACCGTCGAGCTCGCCGTGCGGTTCGACCCGACGCACTTCCTCCCCGACAAGGCGATCGATCTCCTCGACCGGGCCTGCGCGGAGTGCCGGGTTCCGCTCCTCTCCATGGCGGCGAACTCCGACCGGTACGACGCCGTGGGCGTCGCCGTGGTCACGCCGGAGCACGCCGCCCGGGCGGTGGTCGAAAAGATGGGGATCCCGATCGAGGTGGCCCGGGGAGGGCTCGGGGGGATCGCCGAATCCCGGGTACGGGGGCTCGAGGAGCACCTCAACCGGCACATCGTCGGACAGGGGGAGGCGATCTCCAGGATTTGCCGCCGTCTCGTCCTTTCCCATGCAGGGTTCGGGGACCGCCGCCGGCCGATGGGCGTCTTCCTGTTCCTCGGTCCCTCCGGGGTGGGGAAGACCGAGGTGGCGCGGCGGATCGCCACGTACCTTTTCGCGAACGAACGCGCATTCATCCACCTGGACATGTCGGAGTTCCAGGAGGAGGCCAGCGTGTCCCGCCTCATCGGGGCCGCGCCGGGCTACGTCGGATACGAAGAGGGGGGCCGGCTCGTCGCCCGGTTGCGGACCACCCCGTACTCGGTGGTCCTGCTCGACGAGGTCGAAAAGGCGTCCCCACGGGTGTTCGACCTGTTCCTGCAGCTGTTCGACGAGGCCAAGATCACCGATGCGCAGGGACACACCGCGGACGCCCGCCACACGATCTTCATCATGACGGGAAACATCCCCGTCCGGAAGGAGATGGGATTCCGCGCGGGCGAGGCGGCGGTGGCGGAAGGCGCCGCGCTGGCCGAGGTCCGGCGCCGGTTCCGCCCGGAGTTCCTCAACCGCGTGGACGAGCAGATCGTCTTCCGGGCGCTCACTCCCGACGACGTCCGGAAGGTGCTGGCGCTCCAGATCGCCGAACTGTCGGAGAGCCTTCTCGCCGACCACGGGGTGGCGCTCGAAATGGACGCGGACGCGACCGACTGGCTCGCCGCGGAAGGATACCGGCCGGAGTACGGGGTCCGGGAGCTCGCCCGGGCCGTGGACCGCTGGATCCGGGCGCCGATCGGGGCGATGAGCGCCGAGGGGGAGCTCTCGCGCAGGGCGGCCTCGGGCACGCCCCTGAAGGTCCGGAAAACGGCGGAAGGCCTCCGGGTCGGGTAG
- a CDS encoding MBL fold metallo-hydrolase: protein MFRADAIEGGVVRMVMSRELFGKELYPAACYLVDGLLVDTGIAHLRRNLVSFLMGKPFEAIVNTHAHEDHMGANALLQKIFKAPIYAHREALPIIALPGRLKLLPYQKFYFGLPAPAHAEPIAEVLEVGGHRYRVHLAPGHSPDHVLLHEEERGWLFCGDAFIAGHDRVFRGSYDLAEILGTLRRILDLAPEAMFTGMGAVLKRPGSKVRGKIAQYEEAAERAAELFRTGLGEKEISRKLFPGDRMVRIVTTGDFTALKLVRAFLRYKGTGTDSPPAVPERVS from the coding sequence ATGTTCCGCGCGGATGCCATCGAGGGCGGCGTCGTCCGCATGGTTATGTCCCGGGAACTGTTCGGGAAAGAGCTCTATCCGGCTGCGTGCTACCTCGTCGACGGCCTCCTCGTCGATACCGGGATCGCCCACCTGCGCAGGAATCTCGTTTCCTTTCTGATGGGCAAACCTTTCGAAGCCATTGTGAACACCCATGCCCACGAAGACCACATGGGGGCCAACGCTCTCCTCCAGAAGATCTTCAAGGCCCCGATCTACGCTCACCGGGAGGCACTCCCGATCATCGCCCTCCCCGGACGGTTGAAGCTTCTCCCGTACCAGAAATTCTATTTCGGGTTGCCCGCGCCGGCCCACGCCGAACCGATCGCGGAGGTGCTGGAGGTGGGGGGCCACCGGTACCGGGTACACCTCGCGCCCGGCCACTCCCCGGACCACGTCCTCCTCCACGAGGAGGAGCGCGGCTGGTTGTTTTGCGGAGATGCCTTCATCGCCGGTCACGACCGGGTGTTCCGGGGAAGCTACGACCTGGCGGAAATCCTCGGGACGCTTCGGCGAATCCTCGACCTGGCCCCGGAGGCGATGTTCACCGGCATGGGTGCCGTGCTGAAGCGGCCGGGATCCAAAGTGAGGGGGAAAATTGCCCAGTACGAAGAGGCGGCGGAAAGGGCGGCTGAGCTTTTCCGTACCGGTCTCGGGGAAAAGGAGATCTCCCGGAAGCTGTTCCCGGGAGACCGGATGGTCCGCATCGTGACCACCGGGGATTTCACCGCATTGAAGTTGGTACGCGCTTTCCTCCGGTACAAGGGGACCGGGACGGACTCCCCGCCTGCGGTTCCGGAGCGGGTGTCCTAA
- a CDS encoding sugar kinase, which translates to MSLLVVGSMAFDSIRSPFGEVERVIGGSATYFSLAASYLTPVRLVSVVGRDFPKGTLDMLSARGIDLQGLKVADGVTFQWKGYYEYDLNIAHTVKTDLNVFENFAPVLPASYRESRYVFLGNIDPKLQLDILAQVREPKIVALDTMNFWIGKSPQLLREVIRSVDIVVINEAEVRELTGEFNLVKAARKLMRMGPGRVVIKRGEYGVLHLSDGEIFAAPAYPLETIFDPTGAGDSFAGGFMGYLSSRDGAALTEMDYRLATIYGSAIASFTVEAFSTERLQGLSREEIDSRLAAYRTLTEFGV; encoded by the coding sequence ATGAGTCTTCTGGTCGTGGGGTCGATGGCGTTCGACAGCATCAGGTCGCCGTTCGGCGAGGTGGAGCGGGTGATCGGAGGATCGGCGACCTACTTCTCCCTCGCGGCGAGCTACCTGACCCCCGTGCGGCTTGTTTCTGTCGTTGGAAGGGACTTCCCGAAGGGGACGCTCGACATGCTCTCCGCCCGGGGGATCGATCTCCAGGGATTGAAGGTTGCGGATGGGGTCACCTTCCAATGGAAGGGGTATTACGAGTACGACCTGAACATCGCCCACACGGTGAAGACGGACCTGAACGTGTTCGAGAATTTCGCCCCCGTCCTTCCGGCGTCGTACCGGGAATCCCGCTACGTCTTCCTCGGGAACATCGATCCGAAGCTGCAGCTGGACATCCTCGCCCAGGTGCGCGAGCCGAAGATCGTCGCGCTCGACACGATGAACTTCTGGATCGGGAAGAGCCCGCAGCTGCTGCGGGAAGTCATCCGGAGCGTCGACATCGTCGTCATCAACGAGGCGGAGGTCCGGGAGCTGACGGGGGAGTTCAACCTCGTAAAGGCGGCCCGGAAGCTGATGCGCATGGGGCCGGGACGCGTCGTGATCAAGCGGGGGGAATACGGCGTCCTCCACCTCTCCGACGGGGAGATCTTCGCGGCTCCGGCGTACCCGCTGGAGACGATCTTCGACCCCACCGGGGCGGGGGACAGCTTCGCGGGCGGCTTCATGGGGTACCTGTCCTCGCGGGACGGTGCCGCCCTCACGGAGATGGATTACCGGCTGGCCACGATCTACGGCAGCGCCATCGCCTCCTTCACGGTGGAGGCGTTCAGCACCGAGCGGTTGCAGGGGCTTTCCCGCGAGGAGATCGACTCCCGCCTCGCGGCGTACCGGACCCTCACGGAATTCGGGGTCTGA